One stretch of Segatella copri DNA includes these proteins:
- a CDS encoding ISAs1 family transposase — MSIIKLSKQIADPRVAGRTVHKMEHIIYITIAAVIAGAQSWNEIAEFGKSKLDFFKKRLQGLETIPSHDTFNRFFSIFDPKGFEEIFRNWVREIVGEVKGVVAIDGKLMRGSSKCDAEHTIGQADFRTWIVSAWSADNSISLGQEKVGEKTNEITVVPKLLSAIDVSNAIVTIDAMGCQTSITEKIIEGKGDYIIALKENQKKSYEFAKDMIYEHEYRGNCNVVTKHYSFNEGHGRQEERTCIVVSYGDIMQRMFKNRFVGLRSVVGITSRRSVATSGETSEETRYYITSLSNEDPEKIASAIRQHWSIENNLHWQLDITFREDESKKVKNAARNFSTISKMVLSILKNDKTTKGSLNLKRLKAGWDEEYLSKLLEGSAI; from the coding sequence ATGAGCATTATTAAGTTATCTAAACAAATAGCCGACCCACGAGTTGCGGGTCGAACTGTCCATAAAATGGAACATATCATTTACATTACAATCGCTGCGGTAATTGCAGGAGCTCAATCTTGGAACGAAATTGCAGAGTTTGGAAAAAGTAAGTTAGACTTCTTCAAAAAGCGTTTGCAGGGGTTGGAGACTATTCCAAGCCATGACACCTTCAATCGTTTCTTTTCTATCTTTGATCCAAAAGGATTTGAAGAGATCTTCAGAAACTGGGTTAGAGAAATTGTAGGGGAAGTCAAAGGTGTTGTTGCCATTGATGGCAAGCTTATGCGTGGATCAAGCAAGTGTGATGCCGAGCACACTATTGGTCAAGCTGACTTCCGCACATGGATCGTATCTGCTTGGTCAGCAGACAACAGCATATCACTTGGGCAAGAGAAAGTCGGTGAAAAAACAAATGAAATCACGGTCGTTCCCAAGTTGCTTAGTGCTATAGACGTGTCAAATGCCATTGTGACAATAGATGCTATGGGATGCCAAACTTCTATAACAGAGAAAATCATAGAAGGCAAGGGGGACTATATTATCGCCTTGAAGGAAAATCAGAAGAAAAGTTACGAATTTGCTAAGGACATGATTTACGAGCATGAGTATAGAGGCAATTGTAATGTAGTGACAAAACATTATTCCTTTAATGAGGGACATGGTCGTCAGGAAGAAAGAACCTGCATTGTTGTAAGCTATGGGGACATAATGCAGAGAATGTTTAAGAACAGGTTTGTTGGGTTAAGGTCTGTTGTCGGGATTACCTCAAGAAGATCTGTTGCGACATCTGGTGAAACATCTGAGGAAACAAGATACTATATAACTTCCTTAAGTAATGAAGACCCCGAAAAGATAGCAAGCGCCATTAGGCAACATTGGTCCATAGAAAACAACTTGCATTGGCAATTGGACATTACTTTCAGAGAAGACGAAAGTAAGAAAGTCAAAAATGCAGCGAGGAACTTCTCTACCATAAGCAAAATGGTCCTCTCCATCTTGAAAAATGACAAGACGACCAAGGGAAGTCTCAACCTGAAAAGATTGAAGGCAGGCTGGGATGAAGAGTACCTGTCAAAACTTTTGGAGGGCAGCGCAATTTAA